The following is a genomic window from Episyrphus balteatus chromosome 1, idEpiBalt1.1, whole genome shotgun sequence.
aaataaatttctttgttGTTGGAAAAAATAcgaattttgtatacaaataattaaatatttattggttACTTGTTTTAAATAGATAATAAATTAAGTATACAAGTCAAATAGATTTTCTTATAATTCGTCAAAAGATGGATCAATTTCGTTAACCACAATTGGCTTAACATTACCAGTGTGGTATGATGGTTGCCCTTGATGGTGAGATTGTGCTGTCGACTCATTAGCGTAGCCTTCTATATTACGATAGGTATGAGAATTTAAATTTCCCAGTTGACCTTGATACAAAACTTCATCGATACATCTTTTTCCATATAATTGTTGTTCTGGAGAAAGTTTTCTGAATAGAATCGCCCACGATTCACTGAAAATCGTAGAAtcatctttttttgtttcttgctGTGGAGCCTGTGGTTGTAAAACGTCAGAATGTGTTACAGACTTAGCCACAAATGTATTTCTCGTAAAAAATGATCTTTTAAGTTCTTTGGATTTTCGtgcttttattttctaaaaaaaaaaaataattaaataatttttggaaaatgaagttgcaattttttaactCACATATTTTcgtaaaattggtttttgatcAACTTCTTCTTCGATAGGATCAGGTTCGGGTTCAAAATGATTATTACAATCGTCTTGatcatcattatcatcttcGTCACCATCATCTTCTTCATCAACAtgttcatcatcatcaccatcagcAGTTTTAACAAGTGCATTTCTTCTTGGTCCTGGTGACTTTGGCTCTTGATGACGAAGGAAATCAATATCATCAAAATACCATAGCGATGGAATATAAACTCTCTTCCCCTTCCCACTacttttcaatacttttttcaaTTCCCGACGATAGCAAGTCCTGACACcggcaatttttttcttaagttctTGCATCGTCAACAGTGGATCGATGGCTCTCATTATTGTCAAAAGATGATTGTAATCGGCTGCTTtgatgtgtttatttttatagccATCACTTTCGACCTCCCACAGGGATGGCAAAGCTCTGTATTCTTCGATTAAAAGCGCAATGAATTTTGCATTGATACTTTTATTTGCTGCCATAATTTTAATTCCAAATCGAAATCCGTTCAGCAAATTGTATCTTACGATGTTCACACTTTATACAACAAATATTGACTACTGAACGAAGTTGCATGAACAAAGTATATTCATGCGATAGAAATACATACCTAAACACACGAACAGTCTAATTATTGGTGACGTAACagttatatacatacatatacaattATATACACACAATCatctaacaaaacaaaaacaaccctCCACACAACCACACAAACCCACTTTTCTGTAAAACAAAAGTATTCGTTGTTGGTACAACAAAGAGTCATGTCTCATGTGGTTTGAAAGTCTGTTCAATCAAACTAGCAAGATACGAGAGACGAGACAGCAGTCGGTCGCGTCAAAAATGGGGTTTCGTTGTATACACAATACATACACTGATGCAGCTGAATGAGTTTGGTATTTGAATAGGCCGACAGACTGTGGAACAAAGTGttgatttgtttaaaataaaaaggaaatagatattagatgtgttttttttgtttatctacatttatatagattttatgcaaaaaaaagacatcgagatatttgaaatcaaaacaatttacgtgttataaacaacaaaaactttatctgtatagtttttgaaaaatccagatttaactttctctcgataaaacaGTGGTGCAAAGgcactttatttgttgtgttaaaggtattttatacagaaatatctaaaacatattaacaaaaaaagcgGAAAAAATGGGGTTTGAAAAAagttctcatagaaaaaaataattaaaaatttgtttgacatggttgcattgaaatgttaatatttcgagatgtacgcaatgcacttttcagataaacaaacaaagttttttcgaaaaattagaaataaaaataaaaaagtttccacgttttattttaaaaaaatcgaaaaaaaattcaatatggctactttaaaacgcttataacacaaaaacgacgcaactaatgtttaTGGTCTTAAA
Proteins encoded in this region:
- the LOC129907694 gene encoding uncharacterized protein LOC129907694 yields the protein MAANKSINAKFIALLIEEYRALPSLWEVESDGYKNKHIKAADYNHLLTIMRAIDPLLTMQELKKKIAGVRTCYRRELKKVLKSSGKGKRVYIPSLWYFDDIDFLRHQEPKSPGPRRNALVKTADGDDDEHVDEEDDGDEDDNDDQDDCNNHFEPEPDPIEEEVDQKPILRKYKIKARKSKELKRSFFTRNTFVAKSVTHSDVLQPQAPQQETKKDDSTIFSESWAILFRKLSPEQQLYGKRCIDEVLYQGQLGNLNSHTYRNIEGYANESTAQSHHQGQPSYHTGNVKPIVVNEIDPSFDEL